A single genomic interval of Streptomyces sp. NBC_00663 harbors:
- a CDS encoding sugar phosphate isomerase/epimerase family protein, with protein MTTSPLNRIAGAPISWGVCEVPGWGYQLTPERVLKEMREVGLAATEIGPEGFLPAAPDAMAQVLAHHDLHAVGGFTPLLLHVPGHDPLPETEQLLESYTASNAEVLVLSAITGQDGYDSRPELDADGWKLLLSNLDRLTALAAERGVRAVLHPHVGTMIENGDEVRRVLEDSAISLCLDTGHLLIGGTDPAELTRQAPERIAHTHMKDVDAALAAKVQSGRLTYTEAVRAGMYRPLGAGDVDVQAIVSHLSARGYDGWYVLEQDTILIEEPKTKGPVEDVWASAEHLRSVLRAAA; from the coding sequence ATGACCACCTCACCGCTGAACAGGATCGCCGGCGCGCCCATCTCCTGGGGCGTGTGCGAAGTACCCGGATGGGGCTACCAGTTGACGCCCGAACGGGTCCTGAAGGAGATGCGCGAGGTCGGCCTGGCCGCCACCGAGATCGGCCCCGAGGGCTTCCTGCCCGCCGCACCGGACGCCATGGCCCAGGTCCTGGCCCACCACGACCTGCACGCCGTCGGCGGCTTCACCCCCCTGCTGCTGCACGTGCCCGGCCACGACCCGCTGCCCGAGACGGAACAGCTCCTGGAGAGCTACACCGCCTCGAACGCGGAGGTCCTCGTCCTGTCGGCCATCACCGGCCAGGACGGCTACGACTCCCGGCCCGAACTCGACGCCGACGGCTGGAAGCTCCTGCTGTCCAACCTCGACCGACTGACGGCGCTGGCCGCCGAGCGGGGGGTACGTGCCGTCCTGCACCCGCACGTCGGCACGATGATCGAGAACGGTGACGAGGTGCGCCGCGTCCTGGAGGACTCGGCGATCTCCCTCTGCCTCGACACCGGCCACCTGCTCATCGGCGGCACCGACCCCGCCGAACTGACCCGGCAGGCTCCCGAGCGCATCGCCCACACCCACATGAAGGACGTGGACGCCGCCCTCGCCGCCAAGGTCCAGTCCGGCCGTCTCACCTACACCGAAGCCGTGCGCGCAGGAATGTACCGCCCGCTCGGCGCTGGCGACGTCGACGTCCAGGCCATCGTCAGCCACCTCAGCGCCCGCGGATACGACGGCTGGTATGTCCTCGAACAGGACACCATCCTCATCGAGGAACCCAAGACGAAGGGGCCGGTCGAGGACGTGTGGGCGAGCGCCGAGCATCTGCGCTCGGTGCTGCGCGCCGCCGCCTGA